One region of Neisseria mucosa genomic DNA includes:
- a CDS encoding cell division protein → MKWLFAALVALNIIVFGGMITHRLNNAKSPNAAPVEGGAHELAQPESLRPQQAPAPADNAQPDWLQTDETQADLPEPESEEAIAERKKKEEEEQARREKEKKEREEKARREKEKAAAENTNPAAAANENPAAKNASAARQCTSNASVTLDEDDYHRIKGLLTRWPHAASRTVEKRGASKDHAAKTFRVVLPADSEAMNRLEALGNKGFNGTLHNGEISLGVMKSRSSAQVLISRLSAAGFGGARIVEQDDKGNAADSTLSVSRMTVIFMSVDEKDAQEIRNIVGRYGSLNMKTCK, encoded by the coding sequence ATGAAATGGCTTTTCGCCGCCCTCGTGGCACTCAACATCATCGTCTTCGGCGGCATGATTACGCACCGCCTCAACAACGCCAAATCCCCCAACGCCGCGCCCGTAGAAGGCGGCGCCCACGAACTCGCCCAACCCGAATCCCTGCGCCCTCAGCAAGCCCCCGCGCCTGCCGACAACGCGCAACCCGACTGGCTGCAAACCGACGAAACACAAGCCGACCTGCCCGAGCCCGAATCCGAAGAAGCCATAGCCGAACGCAAGAAAAAAGAAGAAGAGGAACAGGCGCGCCGCGAAAAAGAAAAAAAAGAACGTGAAGAAAAAGCCCGCCGCGAAAAAGAAAAAGCCGCCGCCGAAAACACCAATCCGGCTGCTGCCGCCAACGAAAATCCCGCCGCCAAAAACGCATCCGCCGCCCGCCAATGTACGTCTAACGCCAGCGTTACCCTGGACGAAGACGACTACCACCGTATCAAAGGCCTGCTGACCCGCTGGCCGCACGCCGCCAGCCGCACCGTAGAAAAACGCGGTGCATCGAAAGACCACGCCGCCAAAACCTTCCGCGTCGTGCTGCCCGCCGACAGCGAAGCCATGAACCGCCTCGAAGCGCTCGGCAACAAAGGCTTCAACGGCACGCTTCACAACGGCGAAATCAGCCTCGGCGTGATGAAGAGCCGCTCCTCCGCACAAGTCCTCATCTCGCGCCTGTCCGCAGCAGGCTTCGGCGGCGCGCGCATCGTCGAACAAGACGACAAAGGCAACGCCGCCGACAGCACCCTCAGCGTTTCCCGCATGACCGTCATCTTCATGTCGGTCGATGAAAAAGACGCACAGGAAATCCGCAACATCGTCGGCCGCTACGGCAGCCTGAATATGAAAACCTGCAAATAA
- a CDS encoding lauroyl acyltransferase — protein sequence MYILITFFFKLFAAMPLRLLHALAGVLGCAVYYLRREDRERVFDNMRTAGLQPDEAAVKAVFRETVKGGLELPVAFFRRPESIEKLFVEVRGWEHVQAALDAGEGLLFITPHIGSYDLAGRYISQQLPFPLTAMYKPPKLKAMDEVMQAGRVRGKGKTAPTSIQGVKQVIKALRAGEATIVLPDHVPAPEEGGDGVWAEFFGKPAFTMTLAGKLAQVKGVKALFFCGERLPQGRGFVLHIEPLRGELNGNKEHDARVINENTEYWIRRFPMQYLFMYNRYKQPAGAPEPPGHG from the coding sequence ATGTATATTCTGATTACCTTTTTCTTCAAACTCTTCGCCGCCATGCCGCTGCGCCTGCTGCACGCATTGGCGGGCGTGTTGGGCTGCGCGGTTTATTATCTGCGCCGTGAGGATCGCGAACGCGTATTTGACAATATGCGGACGGCCGGTTTGCAGCCCGATGAAGCGGCGGTCAAGGCTGTGTTCCGCGAAACGGTCAAAGGCGGGTTGGAATTGCCCGTGGCTTTTTTCAGACGACCTGAAAGCATAGAAAAATTGTTTGTAGAAGTACGCGGATGGGAACATGTACAGGCTGCGTTGGATGCGGGCGAAGGATTGTTGTTTATTACCCCGCACATCGGCAGCTACGACCTTGCCGGACGATATATCAGCCAACAGCTTCCTTTCCCGCTCACGGCGATGTACAAACCGCCGAAGCTCAAAGCAATGGATGAGGTCATGCAGGCGGGGCGCGTACGCGGCAAAGGTAAAACCGCGCCGACCAGTATTCAAGGCGTTAAACAGGTCATCAAAGCTTTGCGTGCGGGCGAAGCCACCATCGTTTTGCCCGACCATGTCCCCGCACCCGAAGAAGGCGGAGACGGTGTGTGGGCAGAGTTTTTCGGTAAACCGGCTTTTACTATGACGCTGGCAGGCAAGCTCGCACAGGTAAAAGGGGTCAAGGCATTGTTTTTCTGCGGAGAACGCCTGCCGCAAGGACGCGGGTTTGTCCTACATATCGAACCCTTACGCGGCGAACTGAACGGCAATAAAGAACACGATGCGCGGGTAATCAATGAAAATACGGAATATTGGATACGCCGGTTCCCGATGCAGTATCTGTTTATGTACAACCGCTACAAACAGCCCGCAGGTGCGCCGGAGCCTCCCGGGCATGGGTGA
- the rfaE2 gene encoding D-glycero-beta-D-manno-heptose 1-phosphate adenylyltransferase, with translation MMSDWSLPDFERKICPPEELAQRLHELPRPLVFTNGCFDILHRGHVTYLAQARSAGVALVLALNTDASVRRLGKGDDRPVNPLENRAAVAAALASVDLVTWFDEDTPAELIEQIKPDILIKGGDWPVEKIVGAQETLARGGKVFSIPFLHQTSTTKTLEKIRAAEGGK, from the coding sequence ATTATGTCTGACTGGTCCCTCCCCGATTTCGAACGCAAAATCTGCCCGCCCGAAGAATTGGCGCAACGTCTGCACGAACTGCCCCGCCCGCTGGTGTTTACCAACGGCTGTTTCGATATTCTGCACAGGGGGCATGTTACCTATCTGGCGCAGGCGCGTTCGGCGGGGGTGGCATTGGTGCTGGCTTTGAACACGGATGCGTCCGTGCGCCGTTTGGGCAAGGGGGACGACCGTCCCGTCAACCCGCTGGAAAACCGCGCGGCGGTGGCGGCGGCATTGGCAAGCGTGGATTTGGTCACTTGGTTTGACGAAGACACGCCCGCCGAGTTGATCGAGCAAATCAAACCCGACATCCTGATTAAAGGCGGCGACTGGCCGGTCGAAAAAATCGTCGGCGCGCAAGAAACGCTGGCGCGCGGCGGCAAAGTGTTTTCCATTCCGTTCCTGCACCAGACTTCCACCACGAAAACGCTGGAAAAAATCCGCGCAGCCGAGGGCGGCAAATGA
- a CDS encoding phosphoenolpyruvate carboxylase: protein MQLHILNNPKDAALAADAEFLKQSLYKLLHEEASPLVVETVKLLSTSDDSAALIEKVLPQLDEQQTHDLTLACGLFAQILNIAEDVHHERRRQIHEEAGHGGAEGSLAETVRKLKAAKVGGKTVQKQLNTTNVTAVLTAHPTEVQRQTVLNFNRRIRALLPRRERCTHADALAELRREIDTILLGLWQTSETRHHKLSVNDEINNGVSIFPMSFFEALPKLYRSMEREFQTTYPDVDVPDILKIGGWIGGDRDGNPFVSAETLRFAFRRHADAVFRFYRGELDKLYRELPLSVRRVKVNDDVMALSDESPDEEIARTEEPYRRAIAYIMARVMGKARSLGLGMGCKFGFMMPYASAQEFSDDLHKLQRSLRDNGSALLGEGRLADLIRSVSVFGFHMMPLDLRQHAEKHADVVAELFKHAGLEDYGSLSETEKQTVLLRELKHQRPLSSPFITYSEHTRREMAIFNEARNIKDEFGENAVTQSIISNCEQPSDLLALALLLKESGLLTVENGKPQSRINIVPLFETIEALENACPVMETMFSNEWYRDLLQSRDNIQEIMLGYSDSNKDGGYVTSSWCLYQAELGLVELFKKYDVRMRLFHGRGGSVGRGGGPSYQAILAQPAGSVAGQIRITEQGEVITAKYADPGNAVRNLETLVAATLEASLLPDQKDPEPALMQALSDVSFKYYRELITHPDFIDYFLQTSPIQEIATLNLGSRPASRKTLARIQDLRAIPWVFSWMQNRLMLPAWYGFGSAVESLCEGKPETLAALQEHAHHNPFFQAMLSNMEQVMAKTDITLAENYAGLSESPEKAAVIFDMIKEEYQRSRKALLDLLQTDELLRDNRSLARSLALRIPYLNALNGLQVAMLKRLRKDPHDPHTLLMVHLTINGVAQGLRNTG from the coding sequence ATGCAACTGCATATCCTGAACAATCCCAAAGACGCGGCTCTAGCGGCAGACGCGGAATTTTTGAAACAATCTTTGTACAAACTCCTGCACGAAGAAGCCTCGCCTTTGGTAGTGGAAACGGTCAAACTGTTGTCCACTTCGGACGACAGCGCGGCTTTGATTGAGAAGGTTTTGCCGCAACTGGACGAACAGCAAACCCACGACCTGACGCTTGCCTGCGGCTTGTTCGCGCAGATTCTGAACATCGCCGAAGACGTACACCACGAACGCCGCCGCCAAATCCACGAAGAGGCGGGACACGGCGGCGCGGAAGGCAGCCTGGCGGAAACGGTACGCAAACTCAAAGCGGCGAAAGTCGGCGGCAAAACGGTTCAAAAACAATTAAATACGACCAATGTTACCGCCGTTCTGACCGCGCACCCGACCGAAGTGCAACGCCAAACCGTGTTGAACTTCAACCGCCGCATCCGCGCCCTCCTGCCCCGCCGCGAACGCTGCACCCATGCCGACGCGCTGGCGGAATTGCGCCGCGAAATCGACACCATCTTGTTGGGCTTGTGGCAAACCAGCGAAACGCGCCACCACAAACTCAGCGTCAACGACGAAATCAACAACGGCGTATCCATCTTCCCGATGAGTTTCTTCGAGGCACTGCCCAAACTCTACCGCAGCATGGAACGCGAGTTTCAGACGACCTATCCTGATGTGGACGTGCCCGACATCTTAAAAATCGGCGGCTGGATAGGCGGCGACCGCGACGGCAATCCGTTTGTCTCCGCCGAGACCCTGCGTTTTGCTTTCCGCCGCCATGCCGACGCGGTGTTCCGTTTTTACCGTGGTGAACTCGACAAACTCTACCGCGAGCTGCCGCTTTCCGTCCGCCGCGTCAAAGTCAACGACGACGTGATGGCGTTGTCGGACGAATCGCCCGACGAAGAAATCGCCCGCACCGAAGAGCCGTACCGCCGCGCCATCGCCTACATCATGGCGCGCGTGATGGGCAAAGCCCGCTCGCTCGGCTTGGGTATGGGCTGCAAATTCGGCTTTATGATGCCTTACGCCTCCGCGCAAGAATTTTCAGACGACCTCCACAAGCTGCAACGCTCCCTGCGCGACAACGGCAGCGCGCTTTTGGGCGAAGGCAGGCTCGCCGACCTGATCCGTTCCGTATCCGTGTTCGGCTTCCACATGATGCCGCTCGACTTGCGCCAACACGCGGAAAAACACGCCGATGTCGTCGCCGAACTCTTCAAACACGCCGGTTTGGAAGACTACGGCAGCTTGTCTGAAACGGAAAAACAAACCGTCCTGCTGCGCGAGCTGAAACACCAGCGGCCGCTGTCCAGCCCGTTCATCACTTACAGCGAACACACCCGCCGCGAAATGGCGATTTTTAACGAAGCGCGCAACATCAAAGACGAATTCGGTGAAAACGCCGTTACCCAAAGCATCATCTCCAACTGCGAACAGCCCAGCGACCTGCTCGCCCTCGCGCTGTTGCTTAAAGAAAGCGGCCTGTTGACGGTTGAAAACGGCAAACCGCAAAGCCGCATCAACATCGTCCCCCTCTTCGAAACCATCGAAGCCCTCGAAAACGCCTGCCCCGTCATGGAAACCATGTTCAGCAACGAATGGTACCGCGACCTGCTGCAAAGCCGCGACAACATTCAAGAAATCATGCTCGGCTATTCCGATTCCAACAAAGACGGCGGCTACGTTACTAGCTCTTGGTGCCTCTATCAGGCGGAATTGGGCTTGGTCGAACTCTTCAAAAAATACGATGTCCGTATGCGCCTCTTCCACGGCCGCGGCGGCAGCGTCGGACGCGGCGGCGGCCCGTCTTACCAAGCCATTCTCGCCCAACCGGCGGGCAGCGTGGCCGGACAAATCCGCATCACCGAGCAAGGCGAAGTCATCACCGCAAAATACGCCGACCCCGGCAACGCCGTGCGCAACCTCGAAACCCTCGTCGCCGCCACGCTCGAAGCCAGCCTGCTGCCCGATCAAAAAGACCCCGAACCCGCGCTCATGCAGGCATTGTCGGACGTATCGTTCAAATACTACCGCGAGCTGATTACCCACCCAGACTTCATCGACTATTTCCTGCAAACCAGCCCAATACAGGAAATCGCCACCCTCAACCTCGGCAGCCGCCCCGCCAGCCGCAAAACTTTGGCGCGGATACAGGATTTGCGCGCGATACCGTGGGTGTTCTCATGGATGCAAAACCGCCTCATGCTGCCCGCGTGGTACGGCTTCGGCAGCGCAGTGGAAAGCCTGTGCGAAGGCAAACCCGAAACCCTTGCCGCCCTGCAGGAACACGCGCACCACAACCCCTTCTTCCAAGCCATGCTCTCCAATATGGAACAAGTCATGGCGAAAACCGACATCACCCTCGCCGAAAACTACGCCGGCTTGAGCGAATCGCCCGAAAAAGCCGCCGTCATCTTCGACATGATTAAGGAAGAATACCAACGCAGCCGCAAAGCCCTGCTCGACCTTTTGCAAACCGACGAACTCTTGCGCGACAACCGCAGCCTTGCCCGCTCGCTTGCCCTGCGGATTCCGTACCTGAACGCGCTTAACGGCCTGCAAGTCGCCATGCTCAAACGCCTGCGCAAAGACCCGCACGACCCGCACACCCTCCTGATGGTGCACCTGACCATCAACGGCGTGGCACAAGGTTTGCGCAATACAGGTTAA
- a CDS encoding ArsR family transcriptional regulator has translation METKRLSSLLKLIANPERMTILFMLMDSERSIAELSETLGQPATAVSNHLARLRSEGLIDFTRYHRIIEYRLVSEEAAVILDTLRHLENRKAA, from the coding sequence ATGGAAACCAAACGTCTCTCTTCCCTTCTCAAACTCATCGCCAACCCCGAACGCATGACCATTTTGTTCATGCTGATGGACAGCGAACGCAGCATCGCCGAATTATCCGAAACGCTCGGACAACCTGCAACCGCCGTTTCCAACCATCTCGCGCGCCTGCGTTCCGAAGGTCTGATCGATTTCACCCGCTACCACCGCATCATCGAATACCGGCTGGTATCCGAAGAAGCCGCCGTCATCCTCGATACGTTGCGCCATTTGGAAAACCGTAAAGCCGCCTAA
- a CDS encoding cyclic pyranopterin monophosphate synthase MoaC — translation MFNFNSVRENDKRQPTVRTAVASGSINMSTSAIKVLAENATQNAGILNVARVAAVQGIKQVGLIVPLYQPAVLQHVRVDFDVDLELAYVKATVTVTSEGGKSITTEAITGVNVALMSIYDMMKEVDQSMMMTRIHLESESGGERGPFVFDDAYENIEF, via the coding sequence ATGTTCAACTTCAATTCCGTACGCGAAAACGACAAACGCCAACCCACCGTCCGCACCGCAGTGGCAAGCGGCTCCATCAACATGAGTACCTCCGCCATCAAAGTTTTGGCGGAAAACGCCACCCAAAACGCAGGCATCCTCAACGTCGCCCGTGTTGCCGCCGTCCAAGGCATCAAGCAGGTCGGACTGATTGTCCCGCTTTACCAACCCGCTGTCTTGCAACACGTCCGCGTCGATTTCGATGTCGATCTCGAACTCGCCTACGTCAAAGCTACCGTAACCGTCACTTCGGAAGGCGGCAAAAGCATCACGACCGAAGCCATTACCGGCGTCAACGTTGCCCTCATGTCCATCTACGACATGATGAAAGAAGTCGACCAGTCCATGATGATGACCCGCATCCACCTCGAATCCGAAAGCGGCGGCGAACGCGGCCCGTTTGTATTCGACGATGCCTACGAAAACATCGAATTCTGA
- a CDS encoding chloride channel protein EriC, with amino-acid sequence MPTKPPAYHITHKIHQTRRISRKSIAFLFLLAGSALVALTALLFAWMADFALEMNAELVQKYPWFAWVALPFGLPLIVWITRRFAPYTSGSGIPQVLASLALPYGANKTRLIRLRETLLKIPLTFLAMFAGASVGREGPSVQVGAAVMSAWGAWCKKHGFAFRGMQENDLIAAGAAGGLAAAFNAPLAGVIFAIEELGREVMLRWERQILLGVLAAGFIQVAIQGNNPYFSGFSGGALDNMLGWVLGCGLACGIAGGLFGRTLYLGATAFAPAKWREHIRRHPLITAALIGILLAAIGTLYQGKTYGTGYHEAAQALRGIHEAPAGLAAAKWFSTVLTYWTGTPGGIFTPSLTIGAVLGEHIAILTGLDQGTHVLVLICMAAFLAGATQSPLTSAVVVMEMTGGQNLLFWLLIACIFASQVSRQFSPRPFYHAAGTRFKRQVEQSGQK; translated from the coding sequence ATGCCGACCAAACCGCCCGCCTACCACATCACGCACAAAATCCACCAAACCCGCCGCATCTCGCGTAAAAGCATTGCTTTTCTGTTCCTGCTGGCAGGTTCGGCATTGGTCGCGCTGACCGCCCTCCTGTTTGCCTGGATGGCAGATTTCGCGTTAGAAATGAATGCGGAGCTGGTGCAAAAATATCCTTGGTTTGCCTGGGTCGCCCTACCCTTCGGGCTGCCACTCATCGTCTGGATCACCCGCCGTTTCGCCCCCTACACCTCCGGCAGCGGCATCCCGCAAGTGCTCGCCAGCCTCGCCCTGCCCTACGGCGCCAACAAAACCCGCCTGATCCGCCTCCGCGAAACCCTCCTCAAAATCCCGCTGACTTTCCTTGCCATGTTTGCAGGCGCATCCGTCGGGCGTGAAGGACCGTCCGTCCAAGTCGGCGCGGCAGTCATGAGCGCGTGGGGCGCATGGTGCAAAAAACACGGCTTCGCCTTTCGCGGCATGCAGGAAAACGACCTTATCGCCGCAGGCGCGGCAGGCGGGCTTGCCGCCGCGTTCAACGCCCCGCTGGCAGGCGTGATTTTCGCCATCGAAGAACTCGGGCGCGAAGTCATGCTGCGTTGGGAGCGGCAAATCCTGCTCGGCGTCCTCGCCGCCGGTTTCATCCAAGTCGCCATCCAAGGCAACAATCCCTATTTTTCAGGCTTCAGCGGCGGCGCGCTCGACAATATGCTCGGCTGGGTATTGGGCTGCGGACTCGCGTGCGGCATCGCAGGCGGACTGTTCGGACGCACCCTGTATCTCGGCGCCACCGCCTTCGCCCCCGCCAAATGGCGCGAACACATCCGCCGCCACCCCCTGATTACCGCCGCCCTCATCGGCATCCTGCTCGCCGCCATCGGCACGCTTTACCAAGGCAAAACCTACGGCACAGGCTACCACGAAGCCGCCCAAGCCCTGCGCGGCATCCACGAAGCCCCCGCCGGACTCGCCGCCGCCAAATGGTTCTCCACCGTCCTGACCTACTGGACAGGTACGCCCGGCGGCATCTTCACCCCCTCCCTGACCATAGGCGCAGTCTTGGGCGAACACATCGCCATCCTCACCGGACTCGACCAAGGCACCCACGTTCTCGTCCTCATCTGCATGGCAGCCTTCCTCGCCGGTGCCACCCAATCCCCGCTCACTTCCGCCGTCGTCGTGATGGAAATGACCGGCGGACAAAACCTCCTCTTCTGGCTGCTCATCGCCTGCATCTTCGCCTCACAAGTCTCCCGCCAATTCTCCCCCCGCCCCTTCTACCACGCCGCAGGCACACGCTTCAAACGACAGGTGGAACAAAGCGGACAGAAGTGA
- a CDS encoding PepSY domain-containing protein has translation MDTSQPAPRSDQQANRRYLTVWRWHFYFGLLVAPFLTLLAVTGLGMLLFANITGKEGERIHVTPQAQVQPLSAQAEAARQSVNPETASVVQYIAPRADDMVAVFRVNNDDKATMVAVDPYTAKVVSSMPRNEGWYHTMDGIHGDMMLGTAGDYLIETAASLTILMMITGIYLWWAKQRSLKSMLVPQTGKGRSWWRSMHGAFGTWVSLILLLFCLSGVAWAGIWGGKFVQSWSQFPAGKWGVEPNPVSVVPTHGDVLNDGKTKEVPWILELTPMPVSGTTKGENGINPSEPMTLETVDRFAREIGFKGRYQLNLPKGETGVWTLSQDSMSYDMVSPTADRTVHIDQYSGKILADIRFDDYNFFGKFMAASIALHMGTLGWWSVLANVLFCLAVIFICISGCVMWWKRRPSKAGGLVPPAQKIELPVWWAMAVPLLIVAVLFPTAIAAIAVIWLLDMALLSRIPVLSRWFK, from the coding sequence ATGGACACATCCCAACCTGCGCCCCGTTCCGACCAACAAGCCAACCGCCGCTATCTGACCGTGTGGCGGTGGCATTTTTATTTCGGGCTATTGGTCGCGCCCTTTCTGACCCTGCTTGCCGTAACAGGTCTAGGCATGCTTCTATTCGCCAACATCACCGGTAAAGAGGGCGAGCGCATACACGTTACCCCGCAGGCGCAGGTGCAGCCTTTGTCGGCACAGGCGGAAGCGGCGCGGCAGTCTGTGAACCCTGAAACCGCTTCGGTGGTGCAATATATCGCGCCGCGCGCCGACGATATGGTTGCCGTGTTCCGCGTAAACAACGACGACAAAGCGACCATGGTCGCCGTCGATCCTTACACGGCGAAAGTCGTCAGTTCCATGCCGCGCAATGAGGGCTGGTATCACACGATGGACGGAATCCACGGCGATATGATGCTCGGCACGGCGGGCGATTATCTGATAGAAACTGCCGCATCGCTGACCATCCTGATGATGATTACGGGGATTTATCTTTGGTGGGCGAAACAGCGCAGCCTGAAATCCATGCTTGTGCCGCAAACGGGCAAAGGACGCTCGTGGTGGCGTAGCATGCACGGTGCATTCGGCACTTGGGTTTCTTTGATTTTATTGTTGTTCTGCCTGTCTGGTGTTGCTTGGGCGGGCATTTGGGGCGGTAAGTTCGTTCAGTCTTGGAGCCAGTTCCCCGCCGGCAAATGGGGGGTCGAACCGAACCCCGTATCCGTCGTGCCGACCCACGGCGATGTGTTGAACGACGGCAAAACCAAAGAAGTGCCGTGGATTCTAGAACTCACGCCCATGCCTGTTTCCGGTACGACGAAGGGCGAAAACGGCATCAATCCGAGCGAACCGATGACTTTGGAAACGGTTGACCGCTTCGCCCGCGAAATCGGTTTCAAAGGCCGCTACCAGCTCAACCTGCCCAAAGGCGAAACGGGCGTGTGGACGCTGTCGCAGGATTCGATGAGCTACGACATGGTCAGCCCGACCGCCGACCGCACGGTGCACATCGACCAATACAGCGGCAAAATCCTGGCCGACATCCGTTTCGACGATTACAACTTCTTCGGCAAATTCATGGCGGCCAGCATCGCGCTGCACATGGGAACGCTGGGCTGGTGGAGCGTGTTGGCGAACGTTTTGTTCTGCCTGGCGGTTATTTTCATCTGCATCAGCGGCTGCGTGATGTGGTGGAAACGCCGCCCGTCCAAAGCGGGCGGACTGGTTCCTCCGGCGCAGAAAATCGAGCTGCCGGTATGGTGGGCAATGGCTGTGCCGCTTTTGATCGTGGCGGTATTGTTTCCGACCGCCATCGCCGCCATCGCCGTGATTTGGCTCTTGGATATGGCGTTGCTGTCGCGGATTCCGGTGCTGTCGAGGTGGTTCAAATAA
- a CDS encoding bifunctional biotin--[acetyl-CoA-carboxylase] ligase/pantothenate kinase (activates biotin to form biotinyl-5'-adenylate and transfers the biotin moiety to biotin-accepting proteins and catalyzes the formation of (R)-4'-phosphopantothenate from (R)-pantothenate in coenzyme A biosynthesis; type III; type III pantothenate kinases are not subject to feedback inhibition from coenzyme A and have a high Km for ATP), with amino-acid sequence MTALKLPHSRVLAELADGLPQHVSHLARIAGVKPHQLNGFWQQMPAHIRGLLRQHDGQWRLVRPLALFDEEALQRLGAERGFQTTLKHECTSSNDEILNLARTSPEQAHKSLCVAHLQTKGRGRQGRKWTHRLGECLMFSFGWVFDKPQHELGSLAPAVALACRRALAASGLDIQIKWPNDLVASRDKLGGILIETVRNEGKTAAVIGIGINFVLPKEVENAASVQALFHNAQLARGTASVHCIPASTLLDKLLGELNAVLTQYAQNGFAPFLEEYQTAHRDHGRPVLLLRDGQTVNEGTVLSVDAQGALHLMTAAGEQTVVSGEISLRPDDTPRAAAPRPPERLLLLDGGNSQLKWAWVENGVFNEVTRAPYRDLSKLGEEWAARSDDRTRIVGCAVCGDLKKALVEAHLTAPVRWLPSMPQALGIRNHYRNPAEHGSDRWFNALGSRRFSQNACVVVSCGTAVTTDALTEDNHYLGGTIMPGFHLMKEALAAKTANLDRPAGKVYPFPTTTPNAITSGMMDAVCGAVIMMHGRLQQKTGEGKPVDVIITGGGASKVVNALPKQFVLDNTVKIVDNLVIYGLLNWVAQEQEQPDKLPE; translated from the coding sequence ATGACCGCGCTGAAACTGCCGCACAGTCGGGTTTTGGCGGAACTCGCCGACGGTCTGCCGCAACACGTTTCCCATCTCGCGCGTATCGCGGGCGTGAAGCCGCACCAGCTCAACGGCTTTTGGCAACAGATGCCCGCACACATCCGCGGACTGCTGCGCCAGCACGACGGGCAATGGCGGCTCGTGCGCCCGCTTGCTTTGTTTGACGAAGAAGCCTTGCAGCGCTTGGGCGCGGAACGCGGTTTTCAGACGACCTTAAAACACGAATGCACGTCCAGCAACGACGAAATCCTGAATCTGGCACGCACTTCGCCCGAACAAGCCCATAAATCGCTCTGCGTCGCACATCTGCAAACCAAAGGCCGCGGGCGGCAGGGACGCAAGTGGACACACCGGCTGGGCGAATGCCTGATGTTCAGCTTTGGCTGGGTATTCGACAAACCGCAGCACGAACTCGGCTCACTCGCCCCCGCCGTCGCGCTCGCCTGCCGCCGCGCCTTGGCAGCATCGGGTTTGGACATACAAATCAAGTGGCCGAACGATTTGGTCGCCAGCAGGGACAAACTCGGCGGCATCCTGATCGAAACCGTCCGCAACGAAGGCAAAACCGCCGCCGTCATCGGCATAGGCATCAATTTCGTCCTGCCCAAAGAAGTCGAAAACGCCGCTTCCGTCCAAGCCCTCTTCCACAACGCGCAGCTTGCCCGCGGCACCGCCTCCGTACACTGCATTCCCGCTTCAACGCTGTTGGACAAATTATTGGGCGAACTCAATGCCGTGCTGACGCAATACGCGCAAAACGGGTTCGCCCCCTTCCTCGAAGAATACCAAACCGCCCACCGCGACCACGGCAGACCCGTCTTGCTCCTGCGCGACGGGCAGACCGTAAACGAAGGCACCGTCCTCAGCGTCGATGCACAAGGCGCGTTGCACTTGATGACAGCCGCAGGCGAACAAACCGTCGTCAGCGGCGAAATCAGCCTGCGCCCCGACGACACGCCCCGCGCCGCCGCGCCGCGCCCGCCCGAACGCCTCCTCCTGCTCGACGGCGGCAACAGCCAGCTCAAATGGGCATGGGTGGAAAACGGCGTGTTCAACGAAGTCACCCGCGCGCCGTACCGCGATTTGAGCAAGCTTGGCGAAGAATGGGCAGCGCGTTCAGACGACCGCACCCGTATCGTCGGTTGCGCCGTGTGCGGCGACCTCAAAAAAGCCCTGGTCGAAGCTCACCTGACCGCGCCCGTCCGCTGGCTGCCCTCCATGCCGCAGGCGCTCGGCATCCGCAACCACTACCGCAACCCCGCCGAACACGGCTCCGACCGCTGGTTCAACGCCTTGGGCAGCCGCCGTTTCAGCCAAAATGCCTGCGTCGTCGTCAGCTGCGGCACCGCCGTAACCACCGACGCGCTCACCGAAGACAACCATTACCTCGGCGGCACCATCATGCCCGGCTTCCACCTCATGAAAGAAGCCCTCGCCGCCAAAACCGCCAACCTCGACCGCCCCGCCGGCAAAGTGTACCCCTTCCCCACCACCACGCCCAACGCCATCACCAGCGGCATGATGGATGCCGTTTGCGGAGCCGTCATCATGATGCACGGGCGGCTGCAACAAAAAACGGGCGAAGGCAAACCCGTCGACGTCATCATCACCGGCGGCGGCGCAAGCAAAGTCGTCAACGCCCTGCCCAAGCAGTTTGTTTTGGACAATACAGTAAAAATTGTAGATAATCTCGTCATTTACGGCTTATTGAACTGGGTCGCGCAAGAGCAGGAACAGCCTGATAAATTGCCCGAATAA